The Mercurialis annua linkage group LG8, ddMerAnnu1.2, whole genome shotgun sequence genome window below encodes:
- the LOC130014753 gene encoding probable galactinol--sucrose galactosyltransferase 6, with the protein MVLGCKHRKLYAGKFSYQKFVFSSLLKIWNMNNKYTGVLGVYNCQGAAWNSVERKNTFHETKSEALTGAFKDLTPIKVLALGFSFAPLGLIAMYNADGAIDGLMYEVKGGAKLSKLDEGYKDETSIVSDDLS; encoded by the exons ATGGTGTTAG GATGTAAGCATAGAAAGTTATATGCGGGTAAATTTTCTTACCAGAAATTTGTGTTTAGCAGCTTGTTGAAGATATGGAATATGAATAACAAATACACAGGCGTTTTAGGAGTTTACAATTGTCAAGGAGCAGCTTGGAATAGTGTTGAAAGAAAGAACACATTCCACGAAACAAAATCTGAGGCATTAACAGGCGCCTTTAAGGATC TGACGCCCATTAAGGTGTTAGCACTTGGGTTCAGCTTTGCACCCTTGGGACTCATTGCCATGTATAATGCCGATGGTGCCATTGATGGGCTAATGTATGAAGTGAAAGGAGGAGCAAAACTATCGAAGTTGGACGAGGGATATAAGGATGAAACCAGCATAGTGAGCGATGATCTTAGTTGA
- the LOC126660675 gene encoding uncharacterized protein LOC126660675 isoform X2 encodes MSLSPFKQDIDELLNEFGENELTKFAEMKKVWYSRRFSYIFDAMPSNKLALFMQSLYAHSIGYMVSSNAPLSRRLGGLYCLYCLHETQPFKPPLRIYISLGELKKLKQLVIDAKAQGIKDVISLVNRMLEKNMFLFGAVDINEGSTTQLVDELTQLQNDRVQHAYKKLIPETYLKQFLYMDLGSEFDLDTMKKMSTEYAKTKKQAIQEASKVVNIEDIQHISDDKEFIGDIMDNIRENWNVQKEMFYQQTGLYQHPAQEQDHQHQNHKEKNEDGDNDDFSRELELQLYEEEPQL; translated from the exons ATGAGTCTATCTCCCTTCAAGCAAGACATCGACGAGCTTCTTAATGAGTTCGGTGAG AATGAGTTAACAAAATTTGCTGAAATGAAGAAAGTTTGGTATTCTAGAAGGTTCAGTTACATCTTTGATGCTATGCCTTCCAACAAATTGGCCCTGTTTATGCAATCTCTTTATGCTCATTCAATTG GTTACATGGTGAGTAGTAATGCTCCTTTGTCTCGAAGATTAGGCGGCTTGTATTGCCTTTACTGTTTACATGAAACTCAACCATTCAAGCCACCTTTAAGAATCTATATATCTCTTG GAGAGCTAAAGAAACTTAAGCAGCTTGTGATTGATGCAAAAGCTCAGGGTATAAAAGATGTTATCAGTTTGGTCAATAGAATGCTAGAAAAGAACATGTTTCTTTTTGGCGCTGTGGACATAAATGAAGGCTCTACTACCCAGTTAGTGGACGAACTCACACAATTGCAAAATGATCGCGTCCAGCATGCATATAAAAA ATTAATTCCTGAGACTTACCTTAAACAATTCCTCTACATGGACTTG GGTAGCGAATTCGATCTTGATACAATGAAGAAAATGTCAACAGAGTATGCAAAAACCAAGAAGCAAGCCATCCAAG AGGCAAGTAAGGTGGTGAACATTGAGGACATACAGCACATATCAGATGATAAGGAATTTATTGGAGATATAATGGATAACATCAGAGAGAACTGGAATGTCCAGAAAGAGATGTTCTATCAGCAGACAGGATTGTATCAGCATCCAGCTCAAGAACAAGACCATCAGCATCAGAACCATAAAGAGAAAAATGAGGACGGCGATAATGATGATTTTAGCCGTGAATTAGAACTGCAACTATATGAAGAAGAGCCACAACTATAG
- the LOC126660675 gene encoding uncharacterized protein LOC126660675 isoform X1 — translation MTGWTSVTKFLMSLSPFKQDIDELLNEFGENELTKFAEMKKVWYSRRFSYIFDAMPSNKLALFMQSLYAHSIGYMVSSNAPLSRRLGGLYCLYCLHETQPFKPPLRIYISLGELKKLKQLVIDAKAQGIKDVISLVNRMLEKNMFLFGAVDINEGSTTQLVDELTQLQNDRVQHAYKKLIPETYLKQFLYMDLGSEFDLDTMKKMSTEYAKTKKQAIQEASKVVNIEDIQHISDDKEFIGDIMDNIRENWNVQKEMFYQQTGLYQHPAQEQDHQHQNHKEKNEDGDNDDFSRELELQLYEEEPQL, via the exons ATGACAGGTTGGACGTCTGTCACGAAG TTCTTAATGAGTCTATCTCCCTTCAAGCAAGACATCGACGAGCTTCTTAATGAGTTCGGTGAG AATGAGTTAACAAAATTTGCTGAAATGAAGAAAGTTTGGTATTCTAGAAGGTTCAGTTACATCTTTGATGCTATGCCTTCCAACAAATTGGCCCTGTTTATGCAATCTCTTTATGCTCATTCAATTG GTTACATGGTGAGTAGTAATGCTCCTTTGTCTCGAAGATTAGGCGGCTTGTATTGCCTTTACTGTTTACATGAAACTCAACCATTCAAGCCACCTTTAAGAATCTATATATCTCTTG GAGAGCTAAAGAAACTTAAGCAGCTTGTGATTGATGCAAAAGCTCAGGGTATAAAAGATGTTATCAGTTTGGTCAATAGAATGCTAGAAAAGAACATGTTTCTTTTTGGCGCTGTGGACATAAATGAAGGCTCTACTACCCAGTTAGTGGACGAACTCACACAATTGCAAAATGATCGCGTCCAGCATGCATATAAAAA ATTAATTCCTGAGACTTACCTTAAACAATTCCTCTACATGGACTTG GGTAGCGAATTCGATCTTGATACAATGAAGAAAATGTCAACAGAGTATGCAAAAACCAAGAAGCAAGCCATCCAAG AGGCAAGTAAGGTGGTGAACATTGAGGACATACAGCACATATCAGATGATAAGGAATTTATTGGAGATATAATGGATAACATCAGAGAGAACTGGAATGTCCAGAAAGAGATGTTCTATCAGCAGACAGGATTGTATCAGCATCCAGCTCAAGAACAAGACCATCAGCATCAGAACCATAAAGAGAAAAATGAGGACGGCGATAATGATGATTTTAGCCGTGAATTAGAACTGCAACTATATGAAGAAGAGCCACAACTATAG